The following proteins are encoded in a genomic region of Gymnogyps californianus isolate 813 chromosome 19, ASM1813914v2, whole genome shotgun sequence:
- the ARSG gene encoding arylsulfatase G — MSGTTGTPSPRVVLGLAAVLVGLSAPRAAYGQPNFIVILADDVGWGDLGANWAETKETPHLDELAAQGMRFVDFHSAASTCSPSRASLLTGRLGARNGVTHNFAITSVGGLPLNETTLAEVLQEAGYSTGAIGKWHLGHHGRHHPSFRGFDYYFGIPYSHDMGCTDTPGYNLPPCPPCPRHGAAARVARKDCYMEVALPLFENVTIVQQPVNLSSLAARYAEEATRFIQRASDSRRPFFLYLALAHMHVPLGVPPPPPPASGRGIYGAALSEMDALVGRIKRVADSHGKGNTLLWFAGDNGPWAQKCELAGRLGPFVGAWQRQRGGSSAKQTTWEGGHRVPALAYWPGRIPAKRTSRALLSTLDIFPTLVALAGAALPPNRRFDGLDVSPVLFGWSDVGHKVLLHPNSGAAGKDGEIETLRLAQYKAFYTTGGAMACDGSIGPAEHHQPPLIFNLDRDIQEQEPLDVVSKEYQAVLPAISRAYAQALEDIATDNVSVADYSKDPAATPCCNAQHVACRCQAPGSQAAMLDHRTERRATRLCL; from the exons ATGAGTGGCACCACGGGGACCCCCTCCCCGCGGGTGGTGCTGGGGCTCGCCGCGGTGCTGGTGGGGCTCTCGGCTCCCCGAGCAGCGTATGGGCAGCCCAACTTCATCGTCATCCTGGCAGATGATGTGGGCTGGGGGGATCTTGGGGCCAACTGGGCAGAGACGAAGGAGACCCCGCATTTGGATGAGTTGGCGGCCCAAGGGATGAG GTTCGTGGATTTCCACTCGGCTGCATCCACTTGCTCCCCATCCCGCGCCTCTCTGCTCACGGGGCGCCTTGGCGCACGCAACGGGGTGACCCACAACTTCGCCATCACGTCGGTTGGTGGCCTCCCCCTGAATGAGACCACCCTGGCCGAGGTCCTGCAGGAGGCTGGGTACAGCACGGGGGCTATAG GCAAGTGGCACCTGGGACACCACGGCCGCCATCACCCCAGCTTCCGCG GCTTCGACTACTACTTCGGGATCCCCTACAGCCACGACATGGGCTGCACAGACACCCCTGGCTACAACTTGcccccctgcccgccctgcccaCGGCACGGCGCGGCTGCCAG GGTGGCGAGGAAGGACTGTTACATGGAGGTGGCCCTTCCTCTCTTCGAGAACGTCACCATCGTCCAACAGCCCGTCAACCTCAGCAGCCTGGCAGCGCGCTACGCAGAGGAGGCGACGCGCTTCATTCAGCGGGCAAG CGACAGCAGACGCCCCTTCTTCCTCTACCTGGCGCTGGCCCATATGCACGTCCCGCTGGGGGTCCCCCCACCACCGCCCCCCGCCTCGGGCAGGGGCATCTACGGAGCTGCCCTGAGCGAGATGGATGCCCTGGTGGGACGGATAAAGCGGGTCGCCGACAGCCATGGAAAGGGCAACACACTCCTGTGGTTTGCAG gcGACAATGGCCCCTGGGCGCAGAAGTGCGAGCTGGCGGGACGCCTGGGGCCGTTCGTGGGGGCCTGGCAGAGGCAGCGAG GTGGGAGCTCGGCGAAGCAAACAACCTGGGAAGGAGGGCACCGGGTGCCGGCGCTGGCGTACTGGCCTGGCCGCATCCCTGCCAAGCGGACAAGCCGCGCTCTGCTAAG CACCTTGGACATCTTCCCTACGCTGGTGGCCCTGGCTGGGGCGGCGCTTCCCCCAAACAGGCGCTTCGACGGCTTGGATGTGTCCCCGGTTCTCTTTGGGTGGTCGGATGTGGGGCACAAG gtTCTGCTCCACCCCAACAGTGGGGCAGCTGGGAAGGACGGCGAGATAGAGACGCTACGGCTGGCTCAGTACAAGGCATTTTACACCACAG GAGGGGCGATGGCTTGCGATGGGAGCATTGGGCCAGCTGAGCATCACCAGCCACCCCTCATTTTCAATCTGGATCGTGATATCCAGGAGCAGGAGCCTTTGGATGTGGTATCCAAAGAGTATCAGGCAGTGCTACCTGCAATCAGCAGGGCTTACGCCCAGGCTCTGGAGGACATCGCAACAGACAACGTCTCGGTTGCAGATTACTCCAAAGACCCGGCCGCGACCCCCTGCTGCAACGCGCAGCACGTGGCCTGCCGATGCCAAGCGCCCGGGTCTCAGGCAGCCATGCTGGACCATCGCACGGAAAGAAGAGCAACGCGGCTTTGTCTTTAA
- the SLC16A6 gene encoding monocarboxylate transporter 7 encodes MTVKAVKMPCTSPNVYTKVPDGGWGWTIAFAFFFVEALTYGIIKSFGVFFNDLMESFDETNSRISWIISICVFVQTFTAPLSTVLSNRFGHRFVVMAGGVLISTGMVTASFARTVVDMYVTIGVISGLGYCLSFLPTVTILSQYFDKRRSLVTAVASTGECFAVFSFAPAITALKEQIGWRYSLLSVGVLQLSIIICGSLLRPIIIKEQEEVKAQPPEEPTETKYMLENEQTRTSIESIDSGVEITTSPSNVPGNTKAEPKSEEPKEHVQILVENNSTPPEPKTKLLDFSVMRDYSFICYAFFGLFATLGFFAPSLYIIPLSLSLGISKDHSAYILSAMAIAEVFGRISAGWVLNKKPIRKIYIELICVVLLSVALFAFPFASEFWGLMTCSIFFGFMLGTVAGTHIPLLAEDDVVGIAKMSSAAGVYVFIQSLAGLAGPPLAGVLVDTTQNYSSAFYSCAAGMVLGAVFLSLVRPCKAGLCHRQQQHAEESAAEVVPDLPDDFIEMDIGKAENSGKGCDSVA; translated from the exons ATGACTGTCAAAGCTGTAAAAATGCCGTGCACCTCTCCAAATGTTTATACTAAAGTGCCTGACGGAGGATGGGGTTGGAcaattgcttttgctttcttctttgtggaAGCTCTAACGTACGGCATTATAAAATCGTTTGGTGTCTTCTTTAATGACCTGATGGAAAGCTTTGATGAAACCAACAGCAGGATATCCTGGATAATATCCatatgtgtgtttgtacagACCTTCACAG CTCCTCTGTCAACGGTCCTCAGCAATCGCTTCGGTCACCGCTTTGTGGTGATGGCCGGAGGGGTGCTGATCAGCACCGGCATGGTCACTGCCTCCTTCGCCCGCACTGTTGTGGATATGTATGTCACCATCGGCGTCATCTCTG GCCTTGGATACTGCCTCTCTTTCCTCCCGACTGTCACCATTTTATCACAGTATTTTGACAAAAGACGTTCACTGGTCACAGCAGTGGCATCTACAGGGGAATGTTTCGCTGTCTTCTCCTTTGCACCAG CAATTACTGCTTTGAAGGAGCAGATTGGCTGGAGATACAGCCTCCTTTCTGTTGGGGTGCTACAGCTAAGCATCATCATCTGCGGATCACTGCTGCGACCCATTATCATCAAGGAGCAAGAAGAAGTGAAAGCGCAGCCTCCAGAAGAGCCCACGGAGACAAAGTACATGCTTGAAAACGAGCAAACACGCACCTCAATAGAGTCCATAGACTCAGGAGTAGAAATAACTACCTCACCCAGCAATGTGCCTGGAAACACCAAAGCAGAGCCGAAAAGTGAAGAACCAAAGGAACACGTACAGATACTTGTTGAAAATAACAGCACCCCTCCAGAACCAAAAACCAAACTACTGGACTTCTCTGTGATGAGAGACTATAGCTTTATCTGTTATGCATTCTTTGGCCTGTTCGCTACCCTGGGCTTCTTCGCTCCCTCCCTCTACATCATTCCCCTGAGCCTCAGCCTTGGCATCAGCAAAGACCACTCTGCATACATACTGTCGGCCATGGCGATCGCAGAGGTCTTTGGAAGAATTTCAGCTGGCTGGGTTCTCAACAAAAAGCCTATCCGCAAGATCTACATCGAACTCATCTGTGTTGTTCTGCTGTCTGTAGCGTTGTTTGCCTTCCCTTTTGCCTCTGAATTCTGGGGCTTGATGACATGTAGCATATTTTTTGGGTTCATGCTCGGAACGGTAGCGGGCACGCATATTCCCCTCCTGGCAGAAGACGACGTGGTTGGCATCGCAAAGATGTCTTCTGCAGCTGGAGTCTATGTCTTCATTCAAAGCTTAGCTGGGTTGGCTGGACCACCCCTTGCAG gTGTCTTAGTGGATACGACACAGAACTACAGCTCAGCCTTTTactcctgtgctgctggcatgGTCCTGGGTGCTGTGTTTCTGTCCCTGGTGAGACCATGCAAGGCTGGGCTGTGCCAccgccagcagcagcacgcAGAGGAGAGCGCGGCAGAGGTTGTACCAGACTTACCAGATGACTTTATTGAAATGGAtattggaaaagcagaaaattcaggaaaagGCTGTGACAGCGTGgcataa